AATTGGTCAATGCGATTCCAGTGTGGTTGCGGAAGTCGGCCGACGGCCCGCGCCGCCCCGAATGGGATGAATTTCAGTCCGTCCTCCGCCCTTGGCAACCCCAAAAACGGCCCTTCCGGGCCGCGAATCCTGCCCATCCTGACGTAGGGACGTATTGCCTACGCCCCTCTCCCCGGCCACCGGCGCGCAAATGGGCGTGTTGCCTACGCCCTTCGCTTCGGCCTTCATCCGTCATTGCGAGCCCCGCGCCATTCCGCAGCCCCATGGGCCAGGCTGTCCCGCGCGGGGCGAAGCAATCTTTGTTACCCCCACCACCGCGCCAAAAAAGGTTGCTTCGTCGTCCGCCTCCGGCGGACTCCTCGCAATGACGCTGCTGGCTTCCGCTCAACTCCACCCGACCCGTCATTGCGAGCCCCGCACCATTCCGCAGCCCCATGGGCCAGGCTGTCCCGCGCGGGGCGAAGCAATCTTTGTTACCCCCGCTCCGGCATCCCGTACTGCCCGAGCACCTCATGCACCTTCCGGCCGATGGCCAGCGCGTCATCCCACTGGCGCTGCCACATGTTGCGTCCGAAGATCAACCCGGTCGCCCCGGCCTTCATGCAGATGTCCACCTTGTGCAGCAAGTCCGCATCCGAGACCTTCGAGCCGCCGGAGAACAGCACCATGCACCTGCCGGCCGACTTGACCACCTTACGCGCCATCTCCAGCTCGTCCATCTGCAGGGTGTTATACGGCTTCGGCGAGTCGGCGGATGTCCCCTTGGGCAGATTGATTTTGACAACATCGGCGCCCAATTCCTCGGCCATGCGCGCGGCATAGTCGACGCAATAGAGCGAATCGCGCCCGCCCTTCTTCTCGGCGAAGGTGCCGCGCGGATACGACCAGACCACCAGCGGCATGCCAAAGCGTTCGCAGTCGGCGCGCACGCTGTTGAGCTGCGCGATGTCGCGATCCTGCGCCGGCGAGCCGACATAGAGCGTGTAACCGACCGCGTCGGCGCCCAGACGCACCGCGTCCTTCACCGAGCCGGTCAGCGGCGAAAAGGCCTCGTCATCCGGCGGAATGGTCGACTTGCCGTTGACCTTCAAAAGCAACGGAATCTTGCCGGCGAACTTCGGGTAGTACCGCTCTGCCAGCCCGATGTGGATCGCCACGCCCGAGTAGCGGCCCTCGATCCCAAGACGGAAGATGTAGTCGGTGTCCAGCGAGTCGGGGTTGTTGAAGAAATCGACCGGCCCATGCTCCAGCCCCTGGTCCAAAGGCAGAAACAGGAAGGTCCCGTTGGCGGGCCCGAACTGGTAGAGCATCCGGTACATACGCGCCTTCTTCCCTGCCGGTAAGTCCATGTCCCACAAGGAAGGGC
This bacterium DNA region includes the following protein-coding sequences:
- a CDS encoding fructose-bisphosphate aldolase — encoded protein: MYRMLYQFGPANGTFLFLPLDQGLEHGPVDFFNNPDSLDTDYIFRLGIEGRYSGVAIHIGLAERYYPKFAGKIPLLLKVNGKSTIPPDDEAFSPLTGSVKDAVRLGADAVGYTLYVGSPAQDRDIAQLNSVRADCERFGMPLVVWSYPRGTFAEKKGGRDSLYCVDYAARMAEELGADVVKINLPKGTSADSPKPYNTLQMDELEMARKVVKSAGRCMVLFSGGSKVSDADLLHKVDICMKAGATGLIFGRNMWQRQWDDALAIGRKVHEVLGQYGMPERG